From the genome of Mycobacterium dioxanotrophicus, one region includes:
- a CDS encoding GntR family transcriptional regulator, with translation MTATSGGPVAEDVRRRILSMLAQGTLRPGSRLGTEREMAENFSVSRSTLRSALLPLSQAGVLERRTGRGGGTFVRADVVERNAGELVGLPARLRSGGHTSATRVLGTDRRAATSAEARALEIPDGTEIFTIRRLRFADGVPLSVDLACFVAEHMEDLLEQPLGGSLYELLRVRYGLTPATTTETIEVVSASPREAEWLDIAHRKPLLAITRVTRDGSDRPFEYAYDLFRADRVRLTSHRERARLLVDTPMLAGI, from the coding sequence ATGACTGCGACATCCGGCGGTCCCGTCGCCGAGGACGTCCGTCGACGCATCCTGTCCATGCTGGCCCAGGGCACGCTGCGGCCCGGCTCCCGACTGGGAACCGAACGCGAGATGGCCGAGAACTTTTCGGTGTCCCGGTCGACGCTGCGCAGCGCGTTGCTGCCGTTGAGCCAGGCCGGCGTGTTGGAGCGGCGCACGGGCCGCGGTGGTGGCACGTTCGTGCGGGCCGACGTGGTCGAACGCAATGCCGGTGAACTCGTCGGACTCCCGGCCCGGTTACGCAGCGGAGGTCACACCAGCGCCACGCGGGTGCTCGGGACCGACCGCAGGGCGGCCACGTCCGCCGAAGCCCGCGCACTCGAAATCCCGGACGGCACAGAGATATTCACGATCAGGCGGCTGCGGTTCGCTGACGGTGTGCCGCTTTCGGTGGACCTGGCGTGCTTCGTCGCCGAACACATGGAGGATCTGCTGGAACAGCCTCTCGGCGGCTCACTCTATGAACTGCTGCGGGTGCGCTACGGGCTGACCCCGGCCACCACCACGGAAACCATCGAGGTGGTCAGCGCCAGCCCGCGGGAAGCCGAATGGCTCGACATCGCCCACCGCAAGCCGCTGTTGGCCATTACCCGGGTCACCCGCGATGGCAGTGACCGGCCGTTCGAGTACGCCTACGACCTCTTCCGGGCCGACCGGGTCCGGCTCACCTCACACCGCGAGCGTGCGCGTCTGCTGGTCGACACACCGATGCTCGCCGGCATTTAG
- the fgd gene encoding glucose-6-phosphate dehydrogenase (coenzyme-F420) translates to MAELKLGYKASAEQFAPRELVELAVLAESSGMDSATVSDHFQPWRHEGGHAPFSLAWMTAVGERTERLVLGTSVLTPTFRYNPAVIAQAFATMACLYPDRVFLGVGTGEALNEIATGYTGEWPEFKERFARLRESVKLMRELWVGDRVDFDGEYYRLKGASIYDVPEGGVPVYIAAGGPVVAKYAGRAGDGFICTSGKGEELYKDKLIPAVREGAQAAGRNAEDIDRMIEIKISYDPDPKLALENTRFWAPLSLTAEQKHSIDDPIEMEKAADALPIEQVAKRWIVASDPDEAVAKVKDYVDWGLNHLVFHDPRPDQRRFLELFKTDLEPRLRKLG, encoded by the coding sequence GTGGCTGAACTCAAACTTGGTTATAAAGCTTCTGCAGAGCAATTCGCGCCCCGGGAACTGGTCGAGCTCGCGGTGCTGGCCGAATCGTCGGGGATGGACAGCGCGACGGTCAGCGACCATTTCCAGCCGTGGCGCCATGAGGGCGGGCATGCGCCGTTCTCGCTGGCCTGGATGACGGCCGTCGGCGAGCGCACCGAGCGACTGGTGTTGGGCACGTCGGTGTTGACGCCGACGTTCCGGTACAACCCCGCGGTGATCGCGCAGGCGTTCGCGACGATGGCATGCCTCTACCCGGATCGCGTCTTCCTGGGCGTGGGCACGGGGGAGGCGCTCAACGAGATCGCCACCGGCTACACCGGCGAGTGGCCGGAGTTCAAGGAGCGTTTCGCGCGGCTGCGGGAATCGGTCAAGCTCATGCGGGAACTGTGGGTCGGTGACCGCGTCGATTTCGACGGCGAGTATTACCGGCTCAAGGGCGCCTCGATCTACGACGTGCCCGAAGGTGGCGTGCCGGTCTACATCGCTGCCGGCGGTCCCGTGGTGGCCAAATATGCGGGCCGCGCGGGTGACGGCTTCATCTGCACCTCGGGTAAGGGGGAAGAGCTCTACAAGGACAAGCTCATTCCCGCCGTGAGGGAGGGCGCGCAGGCCGCCGGGCGCAACGCCGAGGACATCGACCGGATGATCGAGATCAAGATCTCCTACGACCCCGATCCCAAGCTCGCGCTGGAGAACACCCGGTTCTGGGCGCCGCTGTCGCTCACCGCCGAGCAGAAGCACTCCATCGACGATCCGATCGAGATGGAAAAGGCCGCCGACGCGTTGCCCATCGAGCAGGTCGCCAAGCGCTGGATCGTGGCATCGGATCCCGACGAGGCCGTGGCCAAGGTCAAGGACTATGTCGACTGGGGCCTGAACCACCTGGTGTTCCATGACCCGCGGCCGGATCAGCGTCGCTTCCTCGAGTTGTTCAAGACCGATCTGGAACCCCGGTTGCGCAAGCTCGGCTGA
- a CDS encoding MBL fold metallo-hydrolase, with protein MAAVLSAITEHVHIAQTDLVNWTLVTDGDGVMLIDAGYPGQRDDVLDSVRQLGFGVDDVTAILLTHAHIDHLGSAIWFAKTHGTPVFCHADEVGHTKREYLEQASPADVVKHIWQPRWLKWTATLIANGGLDHSGIPTAAALTPDVASALPGAPVAVPTPGHTGGHCSFIVDGVLVGGDALVTGHPLIPRPGPQLLPALFNHDEAGCLRSLEALGRLDTDVLVPGHGPVWRGPIAEAVQEAIARHG; from the coding sequence ATGGCAGCAGTCCTGAGCGCGATCACCGAACACGTACACATCGCACAAACGGACCTGGTCAACTGGACTCTGGTGACCGACGGCGACGGCGTGATGCTGATCGACGCCGGATACCCCGGCCAGCGCGACGACGTGCTGGATTCGGTGCGGCAGCTCGGCTTCGGCGTCGACGACGTCACCGCGATCCTGCTGACCCACGCTCACATCGACCACCTGGGGTCGGCCATCTGGTTCGCCAAAACCCATGGCACACCGGTGTTCTGCCACGCCGACGAGGTCGGCCACACCAAACGTGAGTATCTGGAGCAAGCCTCCCCGGCAGACGTCGTCAAACACATCTGGCAGCCGCGCTGGCTCAAGTGGACCGCGACCCTCATCGCCAACGGCGGGCTGGACCACTCGGGCATCCCCACCGCAGCGGCGCTGACGCCCGACGTCGCGTCCGCGCTGCCCGGCGCGCCCGTGGCGGTACCCACGCCGGGGCACACGGGCGGGCACTGCTCGTTCATCGTCGACGGGGTCCTCGTCGGTGGAGACGCCCTGGTGACCGGGCACCCGCTGATACCGCGGCCCGGGCCACAGCTGCTGCCCGCCCTGTTCAACCATGACGAGGCCGGTTGCCTGCGCAGTCTGGAAGCCCTGGGGCGGCTCGACACCGATGTGCTGGTGCCGGGACACGGCCCGGTATGGCGCGGCCCCATCGCCGAAGCAGTGCAGGAGGCCATCGCCCGGCACGGCTAG